A genomic region of Notamacropus eugenii isolate mMacEug1 chromosome 3, mMacEug1.pri_v2, whole genome shotgun sequence contains the following coding sequences:
- the ZNF804B gene encoding zinc finger protein 804B, producing MACYLVISSRHLRNGHYRGIKGVFRGPLCKNGSPSPDDAEKEKATAKALEDVKANFYCELCDKQYHKHQEFDNHINSYDHAHKQRLKELKQREFARNVASKSWKDEKKQEKALKRLHQLAELRQQSECVSGSGPVFKVPRVASEKQFQQEVIPFKDGRNAGYVKSSVLLKGKNIPRSISSKQRQVTQNRRLLQAERHYLFGSRVLQPLSDGSNPCHRTGVSFSFSRKAHLKLESSASVFNENTEETCECTKSPTHKTKKATVSWKGYTFSDGDMTLTGGNIINNPRGHIDTVISNTVPIRTKVLKDKNDTNDRILQDAINIHSSMSKSHIHLSGIDFNSSFRETEHGKEMNEIEDLPKGHSYHLYQTNTFCTPQNTYKHSEYRLFECLDEFPSPMGQEHSIKLNPSSRMDNTIKSIEEAGTAKRNVETFAKDTLIHGEESKALPFLRVLSKDGSTNLQWPTELLLFTKTKPCLSYGCNPLYFDFKHSGNTRGANKQNEENEECCMEPSGTKTEKESQASGLIKDKRIAIQEDNQSLKPKKMKCNLDEKCSLKKYQSGLNNSEPHVYEQEYSTNDSNEKIPKVPAYLDASKKDCLIERHPHETESRGPLKDHLQGCQRVTLKDASEVKCFSPYVSRTKKHKSATWDTHLRYKCGSQDPWTFSSSLAECISDAREGGKDFHGAMNENHLQAVREASECKRKGSSDRFWKPSSPKSSQDRQSSSSDISLCSTNSHRSTCSSHKSSENGRDALLYVCRKECHPKEGHKEWSRKHNFPPCSNDNERSSHFPSKSQRGGNCRLWSACRNEKQSKYRYTHNRDKSRQGKTRHLCLSPKVNTPLGDPSMQSCLHSRHSRSSDRSLENPRIWDRNSGSFLREKTDYPNKGSEIQEDVENPHGTNLGKVNLVQYASELINWPQNDGDSGTSRIPGLHVSEREKTSLPALRLLDGEHPEKHREQGEVFSDGCQMEVEDPSQSYFAVKLPAPVHSPPVFPLLEETQNIGTVTKNKGSLFQRSAERDRDEGSHTKNDAALSDAGDESCLFTGIIQIGTDYRTPNVKMNSIPKEQLSPLINGTQPFIESSDPVPNNFPGALPSVRYSTIVNSTETKEEQKILEQHDVSMEINEVEGNINSYFDGTMQKYGETEREVYHKSISPPLTQQPITFTPDEIDKYRLLQLQAQQHMQKQFLSKHLKVTGPPAFSSTAGMPSMPVHQHTSITTIHHTLLQHFAVSASMNPHGGHLPLAHLHPLSQTHFTPISFSPLTPAVIPAHPTFLAGHPLHLVPATHLHPSHLTLQPLPHAAFIPTLFRPHLNPVAASIIHLNPLIQPVFQGQDFCHHSCSGQIQQFSRVKEVLNVSARLN from the coding sequence tgttTCTGGAAGTGGACCAGTATTTAAAGTACCAAGAGTGGCGTCAGAAAAGCAGTTCCAACAAGAAGTCATCCCATTTAAGGATGGCAGAAATGCAGGATATGTAAAGAGCTCTGTTCTCCTTAAAGGTAAAAACATTCCCAGAAGCATTTCCAGCAAACAACGTCAGGTTACGCAAAATCGGCGCTTGCTCCAAGCTGAGAGACATTATTTATTTGGAAGTCGGGTCCTACAACCACTTTCTGATGGCAGCAATCCCTGTCACAGGACAggtgtctctttctctttctccaggaAAGCTCATCTAAAATTGGAGTCCTCTGCATCAGTGTTCAATGAGAACACAGAAGAAACATGCGAGTGCACCAAATCACCtacccataaaacaaaaaaagcaacagTGAGCTGGAAGGGTTATACGTTTTCAGATGGAGACATGACACTCACTGGGGGGAATATCATAAATAATCCCAGAGGTCATATAGATACAGTAATCTCCAACACTGTTCCCATAAGAACTAAAGttttaaaggacaaaaatgaTACTAATGATAGGATATTGCAAGATGCCATCAACATCCATTCTTCCATGTCTAAATCTCATATTCATCTTTCAGGTATAGATTTTAATTCTTCATTTAGAGAAACAgaacatggaaaagaaatgaacgAGATTGAGGATTTGCCAAAAGGCCATAGCTATCACCTGTACCAAACAAATACTTTTTGCACACCACAGAACACATACAAGCACAGTGAATATAGGTTATTTGAATGTCTGGATGAGTTTCCATCACCAATGGGACAAGAGCATTCCATTAAGCTAAATCCCAGCTCCAGGATGGACAATACAATAAAATCAATTGAAGAAGCAGGGACAGCTAAAAGAAATGTGGAAACATTTGCAAAAGATACATTAATCCATGGAGAAGAATCCAAAGCATTGCCTTTCCTCCGTGTGCTCAGTAAAGATGGCAGCACCAACCTCCAGTGGCCCACAGAGCTGCTGttatttacaaaaacaaaaccctgcctCTCTTATGGCTGTAACCCATTGTATTTTGATTTCAAACATTCTGGAAACACAAGAGGAGCTAATAAacagaatgaagagaatgaagaatgTTGTATGGAGCCTTCTGGGactaagacagaaaaagagagccAAGCCTCAGGTTTAATCAAAGATAAACGAATAGCGATACAAGAAGATAATCAGTCACTGAAACCAAAGAAGATGAAATGTAATCTAGATGAGAAATGTTCCCTGAAAAAATATCAGTCAGGCCTCAATAACTCTGAGCCACACGTGTATGAACAGGAATATAGTACAAAtgattcaaatgaaaaaattcctAAAGTGCCTGCTTATCTTGATGCCTCCAAAAAGGATTGTTTAATAGAGAGGCATCCACATGAAACAGAATCTAGGGGACCTTTGAAGGACCATTTGCAAGGTTGCCAAAGGGTAACCCTGAAAGATGCCAGTGAGGTCAAGTGCTTTTCTCCTTATGTCTCTAGGACTAAAAAACATAAATCTGCTACATGGGATACTCATTTGAGATACAAATGCGGAAGCCAAGACCCTTGGACATTCAGTTCCAGTCTAGCAGAATGCATCAGTGATGCAAGAGAAGGTGGGAAGGACTTCCATGGAGCTATGAATGAAAATCACCTTCAAGCAGTCAGAGAGGCTTCAGAATGCAAAAGGAAGGGAAGTTCTGATAGGTTTTGGAAGCCCTCTTCTCCAAAGTCATCCCAGGACAGACAGTCTAGTTCTTCTGACATCTCTCTTTGTAGCACAAACAGTCACAGAAGCACTTGTTCAAGTCACAAGTCCAGTGAAAATGGCAGAGACGCATTGCTTTATGTGTGTAGAAAGGAATGCCACCCCAAGGAAGGGCACAAAGAATGGTCTCGGAAGCACAACTTTCCACCCTGTTCCAATGACAATGAAAGAAGTAGCCATTTCCCATCAAAAAGTCAGAGAGGGGGAAACTGCAGACTCTGGAGTGCATgtagaaatgaaaaacaatcaaAATACAGGTATACTCACAACAGGGATAAGTCAAGGCAAGGTAAGACTAGACACCTATGTCTCAGTCCCAAAGTCAATACACCTCTTGGCGACCCCAGCATGCAAAGTTGTTTGCATTCTAGGCATTCTAGGAGCAGTGACAGATCCCTTGAAAATCCAAGAATTTGGGACAGAAATTCAGGCTCTTTCTTAAGAGAGAAAACTGATTATCCAAACAAAGGCAGTGAGATTCAGGAGGACGTGGAAAACCCTCATGGTACCAACCTGGGAAAAGTAAACCTCGTCCAGTATGCCTCTGAACTGATCAACTGGCCACAGAACGATGGAGACAGCGGAACCTCAAGGATCCCAGGGCTGCATGtttcagaaagagagaaaacatcgCTGCCAGCCCTGAGGCTTTTGGATGGAGAGCACCCAGAGAAACACCGGGAACAAGGGGAGGTCTTTTCAGATGGCTGCCAGATGGAAGTGGAGGATCCCTCCCAAAGTTACTTTGCCGTTAAGCTTCCAGCACCCGTACATAGCCCACCAGTGTTCCCTTTGTTAGAAGAAACACAGAACATAGGTACAGTTACCAAGAATAAAGGCAGTTTGTTTCAGAGAAGTGCTGAGAGAGACAGGGATGAAGGATCACACACAAAGAACGATGCTGCTTTGTCAGATGCTGGAGATGAGAGCTGTCTTTTTACAGGTATAATTCAAATAGGAACAGACTATCGGACCCCAAATGTAAAAATGAACTCTATTCCAAAAGAACAATTGAGCCCCTTGATTAATGGAACCCAACCTTTTATAGAAAGCTCTGACCCAGTACCAAATAATTTCCCTGGTGCTCTGCCATCCGTTAGATATTCTACTATTGTTAATTCAACAGAGaccaaagaggaacaaaaaatcTTAGAGCAACATGATGTAAGCATGGAAATAAATGAAGTAGAAGGGAATATCAACTCTTACTTTGATGGTACTATGCAGAAGTACGGTGAAACAGAAAGGGAAGTGTACCACAAATCTATCTCCCCTCCTTTAACACAGCAGCCCATAACATTTACACCTGATGAAATAGACAAGTACAGGCTACTTCAGCTACAAGCCCAGCAGCACATGCAGAAGCAATTCCTGTCCAAACATCTTAAAGTCACAGGTCCCCCCGCCTTCTCCTCCACTGCCGGAATGCCATCGATGCCAGTGCATCAGCATACATCCATCACAACCATCCATCACACTCTTTTGCAACACTTTGCTGTCTCTGCTTCCATGAATCCTCATGGAGGTCACCTCCCTCTAGCTCACTTGCATCCCCTCTCTCAAACACACTTTACCcctatctcattttctcctctgactcCTGCTGTCATCCCTGCACACCCCACGTTCTTGGCTGGGCACCCCCTCCATCTAGTCCCTGCTACGCACCTTCACCCATCCCACTTAACCCTCCAGCCACTGCCTCATGCTGCATTTATTCCAACTTTGTTCAGGCCTCACCTGAATCCAGTTGCAGCTTCAATCATTCATCTGAATCCATTAATTCAACCTGTGTTTCAAGGGCAAGACTTTTGTCATCATTCTTGCTCTGGTCAAATACAGCAGTTCAGTCGAGTAAAAGAAGTGTTGAATGTTTCTGCTCGCTTGAACTAA